The genomic DNA AGTTCAAAGGGTCAAATTAGCAAGTGTGTCCACTCACATTCACTGGTGAAAACCGGATGTGGCATTATCAAAACCATGtataatttagtattttaaggttttatttAACAGAAATTCTTTTGATTGtttcagtaaattttaaataaaatttaaaaaatggcttaacataaggggagataacttagacaaataattttaattttccaaGGAAGTTTCATCGTATGTTTATATGTAGCCAGAAAAGTACTTTTATGGCATATTTTCCACTATTCTATGTACTTTATCACCCCTTAAGTTACTAATCTTTATTATTCAggcttttgtttatttttaggtattttttttgcTTGACCCATTATTCTCTCCTTTGCAAACCACAGCTGTACCCTCATATAAGAATACAACTTACATAAGAATTATATAACAGTATTTTTCCTACAACTAAAGGGCTAATAAAACCTAATCGTTTCAAGGAGAAGAGTGCTACACCGTCAAttctattgatattttgatGTGTATGAAATATTCCTAAGTCATGTACTCTTGTATATTACTATTTTACACTTCTAtactttactatatatatatatatatgatatctaCTCAAACATCTATGTGCACAAccttatatttaatatatgtttgAACTCAAATCTTATTTAAGTTTAAGTTAGTAAAGATCATACTGGGTGAATTATTCATGCAGTTAGGGTATACAACATGCAGGTGTCTCTAAAGTAAGGGAAAAATGCTCTCAACAAAGGATTTAAGGCAGAGAAGTTGATAACCTGTTTTTAGaaccaaaaaaaatagtgaaatcTGTCTAAATTGAACATGTCTTTAGCCAAAAAACTGGTCTTGAAAGacatattgaattattttacaataaatattttcaatctgtttaaaTCAAATGCTTTTCTAATCCCAAAAGACTCAAATCCCAAAGAGCTCCGAATTggtaaaaatattacaaaattctgaTATAGAAAATTGTAGTTGCACTTCTTTAatagttatattattttttttttaaaatgtaagtaatctttatttcaacaaattatgaaaaatagcATCCAATGTTCAGAGCATTTTGTTatcataatgcaaaataaacaggcaataaaaaggaaaattgaCTGGAACTCAATTAACTGTAAAAatgaagaatacaaaaattataaagaaacatagtcaatcaataatttatactgtaaaaaaaatgtaataatgaAAACTACTACTGtggattttattataattcgttggataccaattttcgtgtatttcgtgggaacagttgaaccacgaaatttaatgttcaacgaatgaaaATTTTTCTTATGggttgtatgcagacttcggcaaaaccacgaaatcaaatatccacgaacatgtaagttctcctcaatccacgaaagttgatacccacgaaaataaatgaatccacactataagaaatcattttttttatggctACTCGTCACTACCACTTGCTTTGTTTGAGTGCCATCATGAAAAGTTTTAGTCTTTCATTGTGATTGCTCATTTGTCAACAATTCTATGCTGATAAATTTTggtcaattatattttatacacaAAGATAAATAGTTTAACAACACCATTTTTTTCCCTGTACGAGGTTTAACTATTTTGTCTGTTagttatttttcagttttaagtTTGACAAGTTACTGCACCATTTTTTTCCAATAggaaatcagaatatttttgtccatttgtatttttttcatttttcactttgcccatggtttttttttccttgTACTTATTCATTAGGTTAGTTGGAAGTTGTATATGAGAACTTatattatctttcttttttagaATAAACTATTCATaactttattattcaaattgatatttttctgcTCTACATGTAGGATAGAAAGTTGATTGTAGTGTTACACTTTACcttattaaggtggtacccaacactttaacttaaattaatttggctcgtttaattttcttaaatttttgaaaaagtatttaatttgaccctttgacaaaaatataaaaatttcaaaaaaattgaaacaaccgttttatcagaaaaattacactggttatatcgcagtttgacaaacactaattttgatcattgtgaAGCTTTATATTGCCTTCACAACACattgtaattaaaacgtttagctgattttacagagttatctccctgtagtgttaggtaccaccttaacaaaAGAGATTCCTCATCAGTCTACTGCAACCAATGTTCTTATTCTTCTTTGGTAAAAAGATCACTAATTCTTCAAATCAATGATCCATATCCATATTTAAAGCTAGCTCATAGCTCATAGCTGTATTACatatatcaaatcaaatgtTTCGATTTCCTCAACATATGATACCAATAAATATTATTAGATTTTATACGTTTACAAATGTACTTCTGCtgttggtcaggttgttgtctctttgacacattacccatttccattctcaattttattcaaaggaagacaaaacaaaaactttatcttGATAGTGATTTCgaaaacttaaatatatatatatccttcaaacaaacaaaacatctaTGAGTACAGTTTTCACTGGCATGACAAACACgcatatatgtacatgtatatatatttcttttcacaAGGTGAGAAATCTGTTAGAATTTCCTCTTTGATTTCTGTTTTTCTAGTTTCAGAAATTGAATCCctttactttttataatgtttaatctttatttgcaaaaacatAGATGTCTTCCTAAAAAGTTTTATGTTTGTAGGTCATGTTGCATGAGAACTGAACTTAAACCCAAATGCTGAAGGTAactttgttgaaatcaaaacattatctgtgtacaaaataaatatgtatgtttgtctttgagtatttgtatattttgcaaAGAAGTAAGAGAGTACTTCAACAACAGATTTCCACTTTGCTTGTCgatattttaaaaaccaaacCTTTGCCAAAATGCATACATATATGACATCCaacaccaaatatatatatatatatatatatatgtgtaatttaAGGTACAATTTTACCTGTGCTAATTGTTCATGTGTTTCTTCTTCTTCTGCTGACTGTTTTTGGTGTCGTTTAACTAACTGGTACAAATTTCTGGCAGCCCtatagaaacaaatataaatgtttttaactaTTGCAAAAACAAGTTGTTTATGAATTCAATTTattataacaaatcaattattgagtaagaaaataattttcttggATCTTGCAACTTTGATCAAATGTTTGTGGGTAAGGGTAGGTTTGGTGTGAGAAAGGGGTGATAAGAAGGACTtaattgttgaattatttttccTTCAACACACTCATATTATTTGATCTATCTGGcattttgtttgcttttaaatTCATGTACTGTTgactcatttatttttgttagtatcaattttcgtggattgaggaaaacttactttttcattgatatttgaaTTCGAGGTTTGCCGATTTCTGTGTACAAAGCTATAGCAAATTTGCAATTCCTTGAACATATAAATTTGTGGTTCGCCTGTACCCatgaaaaccacgaaaattgaatAATAGCGAATCCacagtacatgttttttttccacCACAGAAATGTATGGTGCTTATGTGATAAAATATGCACAAATATACTATGAAAATCAACAACTACCACCACAACAGTCTGGTCTGACTTAATCAATATTGTGTGAACTTACATTTTAATTCTACCAAGTGTAAGTGTTTTTGTAGCAGCAGTATTTTTAATATGAGTCCATGCTGACTCCCATTTTACAGCCTCACTCTGAGCTGTGTCAAGTTGAGTTTGTAATCCTGATAACTGGTTATTACAGGATAAAATTTCATTGTCTTTTTCCtgtcaaaaaatatttgtaattatactTTCATACTATAAACAGTGCATTAACTTTCAGTTCTTATTACTTGAgatgtttatataaattatataaaaaatatttacctatgtctgcaaataaatgtttactgttCTTTCAAGAAAACAGACATGAATAGTTTCCAAGGCACTCATTATTTCTACCAAGTTCTAAaggttgtatatattttttttcttatttgttgacaaaacatgtattttctgAATCTCTAATAatgttgaacatttttgtagaccaatcaaatatgttttgccctttttaataataattcatgATATCTTCAACATTCTTTTCCCCAGATTTATAATGTCTGTTTTCAGAGTTCGAAAACATATTCATGTCTTAGGACATTTTAGATACCTAAGCATGTACATTAATCTTATAGgttaatatatgatatttataaatatttaaataatttcagtGTTACAGCAAAGCTTTTATCAAACTTACCTCAAtgtatttcatcaaattttgtcTTTCCTTTTCTATGACTTCCTGATTTCTTTGGTCCTGTTCTAATAAATCCtggaaaaaattaaaacaattaataaataaatatttgaagttACTACCCACCTCAAAGTATTATACTATTAAATCGTATGACGAACGGAGAAcagacagacgcacagaccagaaaacataatgcccataaatggggcataaaaaaactACTAATTATCTTGAATTTGTGGAAGTGGGATTAGCCCCAGATGATTAAAATGATGGGCACAACTATTCTACTTTCAGGTGAAAAAGAGGGTATGTTTGGTAGGAGCTGAAATTTTGCATAGCAATGAATTATTCATGAAACCCTCAAATAGTTGAAtaagttgttgcaagggttcaaCAAAAAacctttttcttttcatttctcGTGGACTAGGTCAAGATTTATGACAATTCATTGccattgtttgatttttaactCCCTTTTCCCCTCTGATTCATCATGAGAGGTTCTTACTTCATGTGTAGCTGTCAAGGTGTCATGTCTAGCTATAATATCTCTCATTTCACCAAATTCCTCTCCTGCTTCTAGCACCTTTTCCATGTAGGTgtgataaattttaaatctatCTAGTTTTTCTTGTAACTTTGATTTGTCTTTTTCCAGTTTTCCCTTTTCTACTtttaatctgaaaaaaataataagatacaCTGAAGTATATTCAGACAATTCTGGCTATTTGCATAGCCTATTTGTCAGACAAAATTATGCAATTAAGCAAAATATCCTTATATCAAAATTGCATCATTATAGAATAAAAGGAGATCAATAAGAAAGGAAATCCTCAAATAA from Mytilus trossulus isolate FHL-02 chromosome 8, PNRI_Mtr1.1.1.hap1, whole genome shotgun sequence includes the following:
- the LOC134680725 gene encoding coiled-coil domain-containing protein 42 homolog isoform X2; translated protein: MSVDLEEYFKTTFEDTLVVKMPEREDDHLTPATRLLEKRREMAEVDQALLAQKEEFQMKMESLQQRREELERKECDLKEQLLKFDHFLKENDSKKARALKKADEERDSKKQKDKEIEKLKVEKGKLEKDKSKLQEKLDRFKIYHTYMEKVLEAGEEFGEMRDIIARHDTLTATHEDLLEQDQRNQEVIEKERQNLMKYIEEKDNEILSCNNQLSGLQTQLDTAQSEAVKWESAWTHIKNTAATKTLTLGRIKMAARNLYQLVKRHQKQSAEEEETHEQLAQIRVVIQDLLSITGEIRRAELSQASIVPPSSS
- the LOC134680725 gene encoding coiled-coil domain-containing protein 42 homolog isoform X1; the protein is MSVDLEEYFKTTFEDTLVVKMPEREDDHLTPATRLLEKRREMAEVDQALLAQKEEFQMKMESLQQRREELERKECDLKEQLLKFDHFLKENDSKKARALKKADEERDSKKQKDKEIEKLKVEKGKLEKDKSKLQEKLDRFKIYHTYMEKVLEAGEEFGEMRDIIARHDTLTATHEDLLEQDQRNQEVIEKERQNLMKYIEEKDNEILSCNNQLSGLQTQLDTAQSEAVKWESAWTHIKNTAATKTLTLGRIKMAARNLYQLVKRHQKQSAEEEETHEQLAQIQMFLYDLKDIVQELKRSDTFVSSAYVPSSS